The following DNA comes from Polynucleobacter necessarius.
ACGAGCGCCGACGCGTGCATGATGACCACCACTTTAAAGGCGGATGAATCAGGATATCTTTGCGAAATCAGTAAGCCGCTAGAGAATTTTCCAGGGCCGGATCCAAAAGCCGATACAGCACGACTTAATCAATATTTTGAAAAAGAAATTCGACTGCGGCCGGCAGAATACTACTGGGTTCACAAGCGCTTTAAAAAAACCGCCCCAATAACGGCCCAAGTCCATATAACCCTTCTATCTAGGGGTCTTTTGTCCTATCACTAAGGGATGACTGAACGCATTGGGCTGTTTGCCGACCTCCATAGCAATTTAGAAGCTTTTGAAGCTTGCATGGCTCGCGCGGAAGAGCTTGGTGTGACGCGCATGGTTTTTGTAGGAGATCTCGTAGGCTACAACGCTGACCCCGTCACAGTCGTAAATCGCATTGCCAATCTGGTAGACAACAAAAAAGCTATTGCCATCCTTGGTAATCACGATGAAGCCGTTTGTAAGGATAGTCGCGATCAAATGAATGTAAGCGCTAATGCCGCGATTGAATGGACTAAATCTCAACTAAACAATACGCAGGTGGATTTTTTGAAGAATCTTCCACTCATCATGCAAGAAGAGAATATTTGCTTTGTACATGCCTCTGCACACAACCCTGCTGACTGGAATTACATTACCGACAGCATGAGTGCGCGGCGTTGCGTACAAAATGCTGGAAAAACCTATACCTTTGTCGGTCATGCGCATGAGCAAGCACTTTTTTATCAAAGTGCCGTCGGAAAACTCATTCGCTTCGCACCACATCCTGGTGATGAAATTCCTGTACTACATCATCGCCAATGGGTAGGCGTTGTAGGCTCACTGGGCCAACCCCGAGATGGCAATCCAGAGGCGTGCTTTGCTATTTTTGAACCAGAAGCCGAAGCCCTCACATTCCATCGCACACCCTATGATCACTTTTCCGCCGCAGAAAAAGTGCGTCGTGCTGGCTTACCGGAAGACCTCGCAAATCGTCTCATTACCGGCAAATAACATCAATGGCAATCAATACTGATATTGAAGCAGTAGACGACATATTTCAAGCAGGCAAAGTGGTTGATGACTTTGTTTTAGGAAAAGAAGTGCATTGCGGCGGAATGGCCAGCCTGTTTGCTGCAACCAAAGATGGCATTGATGTTCCCATTCTTCTAAAAATACCGCGTGTTGGTAGAGATCAGCCTGTTGAGAGTTTGATCGGCTTTGCAACAGAGCTGACGATCTTGCGCTCTCTTAAAAGTCCTTACGTCCCTAAATATTTAGGCTCGGGCAATATGGCAACGCGCCCTTATATTGCAATGGAGCGAGTTGAGGGTCGACCGCTAGAAGACTATATCAAAGAAGGTACAGTTTTTACGATTGATGAAGGCGTGCGTATTGGCGCCGATCTTGCCCAGGCTGTTCAGTCTCTACATTCACAAGATGCCATCCATCTAGATATCAAACCTGAAAATATTTTGGTTGATGAAAAAGGCAAATTAACGCTGATTGATTTTGGTTTATCGCATCATGCGCGCTATCCAGATTTACTCGCGGAAGAAATGCGCAAAGGTGTTGGCTCTGCCCCTTATATTTCTCCCGAACAAGTAGCAGGCATTCGCTCTGACTCACAAAGTGATATTTATTCTATCGGCGCGATCATGTATGAGCTGCTTACTGGCGAATTGCCATTTGGCAATCCTCAAACCATGAGCGGTCTACGTAGACGCATGTGGGCCGAACCCTTCCCGCCTCGCGCGATTCGCCGAAAAATCCCCCGCTGGCTAAAAGAGGTAATTTTGAGATGTCTAGAGCCACGCGCCGCCGATCGCTATCAAAGCGCCGCTCGTTTAAGGCAAATGTTGCGAGATCCCGAGGGCGTTACCCTCACAGAAAGGGCTGATCGTGTTGAGCCGCCAAGCTTTTGGCAAAACCTCAAAGGAATGTTGAAGGCTGCTGGCTATGAACCCTCCCCAAGTCCGCGCCCCATCATGGGGAACGTTGATGCCCCGCTAATGATTACCGTAATTGATACGCGGCAATCTGATGAAGACTTACGTGAGCGCATGCAAATTACCGCGAAGAACTTATTGCAGACCTATCCTGAAAGTCGCTTGGTTTGCTTAAGCACCATTAGCAGCACTCCTACATTCGAAGGTAACCAAGAAAACGAAACCGCCAGTGGAATTGTGCGCGGTCACTTAGTGCCACTAATGGATTGGGCTAAACCGTTAAAGCTGCCACCAGAGAGAATTTCATATCACGTACTAGAGGCACTTCATCCCGCATCGCGCATTGTCGAGTTTGCCAAAGATAATATGCCTCCCTCATTTTGATTGGGGCATCACACAAGCTCCCTAACAAAGTAACTCCATGGAGAACCTCGATAACCAAGATTGTCGAAGAGGCCCCGTGCAGCGTGCATATTGTTAGAGCTTCAGTCGATCTCCAGCGCCAGACCAGCCGGCAATTGACGGATAATGCAGGTATGGAAGAAAAAGTACGGGCCTCAAAATTACTCTCTGAGCTAGGTCTATGCTCACGTCGCGAGGCGGATTCGTATATTGAACACGGCCTGGTAACGGTAGATGGAGAAGTCGTTAACGAATTGGGTGTGCGGGCTTATCGTCACCAAAAAAATTGAGCTGCAATCTGGCGCCAAAGCGCAACAAGCCTCTCGCGTTACAGTAATTTTAAATAAGCCGGTTGGTTACATCTCTCACTATGATGATGAGCAAGAGTACCAACCTGCGGCCTCTTTAATCACTCCGGAAAATTACTTTGCTAGCCCGCTAGACAAGGGGAGAGGTCCTCGCTTTAATACCAAGGGGCTAGCGCCCGCTGGAAGATTGGACATTAACTCTACTGGCATGCTGGTGCTTACCCAAGATGGTCACATTGCTAAATTATTGATTGGGGAAAATAGCCCCATCGAACAAGAATATTTAGTGCGTGTCGCAGGCAGGCTGTCTTTCGAGGATCTGGAGCGCCTAAGGCACGGTCTATCACTAGATGGGGTAGAACGTAAACCCGCGCACGTCAGCTGGCAAAATGAAGATCAGCTGCGCTTTGTATTGCGCGAAGGACGCAAACGCGAAATTCGCCGGATGTGTGAGATGGTGGGCCTCAAAGTGTTAGGTCTAAAACGCGTCAGAATGGGTCGCATGTCACTGGGCCCCCTGTCACCCGGCCAATGGCGCTATGTAAGGCCCGAAGAGCAATTCTGAGCACTCTCACCCGCTTATAATTGCGTCCAAACTTACATTAAGTAGCGCAAAATTACTATCGAATCTCAAACCTCCAGCACTCCCGGCGCAGAAGTCCTTAGACGTCGCAGCTTTGCCATCATCTCTCACCAAGATGCGGGTAAAACGACGCTTACAGAAAAATTATCGCTTTATGCGGGAGCCATTTAAATCGCAGGTAGCGTTAAAGCTCGCAAGGCGAGTCGTCATGCCCCCTCTGACTGGATGGAGATTGAAAAGCAACGGGGCATTTCTGTAGCAAGCTCTGTGATGCAAATGGAATATCGTGATTGCATCATTAATTTATTAGACACTCCAGGACACCAAGACTTTTCGGAAGACACCTATCGAGTACTAACCGCCGCGGATTCCGCCCTCATGGTGATCGACGCCGCTAACGGCGTTGAGTCTCAAACATTGCGCCCGCTTGAAGTGTGCCGTGCTCGCAATACACCTATCGTCCCCTTCATTAGCAAGATGGACCGTGAGGTTAAGCCTCCCATGGAATTAATGGATGAGATTGAAACCGCTCTCGGCATTGAAGTGGTTCCATTTACTTGGCCAGTGGGCGTGGGTAAATCTTTTGCTGGCGTAATTGATATCGCCAACTGACGCATGAGAATGTTCAAAGCAGGCGAAGATCGCGTTACCGAAGACTCCCATGCGGTGGTTGATATCAATGATCCAGCCCTTAAAGAGCGTCTAGGCACTGACCTAGAAAACGCATTGGCTGAAGTGGAGCGTATCAAGGAAGCAATGCCAGCATTTGATCTTGCAGCCTTCTTGGCCGGACGACAGTCGCCTGTCTTCTTTGGTTCCGCTATCAATAATTTTGGCGTGCGTGAGATTCTCAATACCTTGGTTGAGTTGGCGCCATCGTCTGGCTCACGCAAAGCCTTGCGGCGCGAAGTAAGTCCTGCCGAAAATAAATTCTCAGCGGTGGTGTTTAAGATTCAAGCCAATATGGATTCAGCACATCGCGACCGAGTAGCTTTTGTAAGAATTTGTTCTGGTCACTTTCAGCGTGGCATGAAACTCAAAATTTGCCGCATGGTTGGGTCTCCAGATCCCCTGCGCTCAAAACAATTACGCACTGGGCTAATGCAATTAGGTGCAGAGGACGCCATTCAGGTCTTTAGGCCAATGGCTGGTGGCACTATGTTGCTGGGCGCCTTTGGGCAACTCCAATTTGAGGTGGTTAGTCATCGCCTCCAAACTGAATATGGCGCAGCAGTACGTCTATTGCCTACTCGCTATAGCTTGACTCGCTGGGTTAGTTCAGACGACCCGGTGGCACTGAAAAAATTTACTCAAGAAAACATCCATCGCATGGCGGAAGATGTCGTGGGAGCATCAGTCTTCTTGGCGTCGCATAAATCTGAATTAGATGTTGCCCAACAACGCTGAGAATCAATGCAATTGCATGCGCTGAGAGAGCACGCCGGCCTACTTTATCAGTCAGATTTAGCGGGCTAACTTCGCCTTGCAATCAAATACCACCACCATCTGAGTATCGCTACTTCTAAACGAAGCGGTCTTGCCATATTGCTCACAATACGCACTCGCCTTCGTGCTTAATTGCTCAATTGAATCGCCACTACTGTTTAGAAAAGTAACATGATGAGCATCAGAGGCATCCGTGTAGACAGCGGCGCATGAAGCTAAAGCCAAAACACTAGCGCCCAAGATTAGAAACTTTACTAACGCCACCATTGAAAAATCCTTTTATGCAGACTGTTATTTTCCCAAGCCCAGGCGCTCAATTAACTTGGCGCTAATCTTGCTGGCAAGCGGTCTATCAATAAAAATACAAACAATCGCTACTGGATAAACCACAGACCAAACCTCGAGCCATACTCATAAAAAATTTTTCGCAAGCCCAACTCGTACCAATGTAGTGGCAAGCGTAATGCTAAGAGACATTCAAAAGCCAATTACAAAGGCAAAGACTAGATTGGGTACATTCATCATGGCTACATCATAGCGGCTGTTGTATTGAATTAAATAGGATTAATACGCCCTTTTCACCAGCATTCTTTTTCCCAGTATGACGGTTGATACAACCAAAACCGCAAAGACCAGATTCATCCCAGTCAGAGAATCGCCGAGCAAAATACTTGCTGCCACCAGAGTGCAGAATGGCTGAATTAATTGCACTTGGCTGACTCTTGCAATGCCACCTATCGCAAGACCCTCATACCAAAAGAAGAAGCCAAGAAACAGGGGAAATAGGCTGAGATACACGAAACTAGACCATGCCACTGCGCTAGCCTGAATATATTCAGGGTTGTAGGTCAAATAAGTCATCACCAGATTTAAAGGCAAGGAAATAACCAATGCCCATGAAATCACCGCGCGAGGATTCATCTTTCTTGAAAGTTCGCCGCCCTCCACATAGCCGATGCATGCGCTGGTGCCACCCAAAACTAAAAGGCCATCAATATAAGTAAAGCCGCCCGAATTCTTTAATAGGGCATACAAAACAACTAGGCCAGCACCCAATAGAGATACAAACCAAAAACCCAAATAGGGTCGCGCTTTAAAACGCAGCACCCCAATCACTGTCGTTGCCAGCGGCATCATTCCCAAAATAACAGCGCCATGCGAAGAAGAGCCTTGGGTCATTGCGACAGTAGTAAAGATGGGACAGCCAAATACAACGCCAAGGGCTATCACTAAACACTTCACAAAATCAACCTTGGATGGCATAGCCTCTTGTTTGTAGACAAGATAGGCAATGCCACCAACCCCGCTAAGCTTGCTCTACCAAAGGCAATAAAGTAGGGGGTAAAGCTTAAAACAGCGATCTTACTCACTGGCAGCGTTAAACTAAAAAAAAATAAGAATGCCTATAAAGTCGATCGGCGGGCTGTAATACGCAAGTACTGCTTATGAAAATCAACGCCTCTATTCAAGCTATTTATCTTGCCGCTTCTGCTGGCGCCCCGATGCGATCTGTAGAAAATATCAAAATCAACTCGGGCATTGGTATTGAAGGTGATCGATATGCGCTAGGAACGGGAGCGTATTCCACAACGGAGCCAATTAAAGTTCGCCATATTAGTCTCATCGCCTTGTCGGGCATTGAGACGGCAAACGACTGGTTAAAACAGGCGATGCACCCACATTTGATACTTCTGAAACACGTCGCAATATCGTCCTAGCGGGCATTACAGTCACCGAACTCAATAACCCAGTGGAACGGCGATTCCAGTTTGGCAAGCTTTGGCTGCGGCGTACAGAGCTTTGCGCGCCCTGCGAAAGACCTGCGCAACTCCTCGGTAGACAAAGCTTCATGGAGGCATTTGAAGGGAACGGGGGATTCGCGCCGCAGTTCTAGATTCCGGAATCCTGACTATCGGCGATAAATTATGTTTAGAGGGTGACAAATGATTGAATTTCGCGACAATGCCGCACTCACGGCCGAGCAGGCTATTGCTCTTTATCAGCGCTCCACCCTTGGAGAGCGTCGACCAATTGATAACGTTCAGACATTTGAGGCTATGATCAAAAATGCCACCCTTACTATTACCGCGTGGGATGGTGAAACATTGGTAGGCATTTCTAGATCCTTAACTGACTTTGCCTATGTCGCCTATCTCGCAGACCTGGCAGTTGATCAGCAATATCAACGCTCAGGAATCGGTAAACAGTTAATTGAAGAAATCAAATCTCGCCTTGGTCCAGAATGCATGATCGTGCTACTGGCAGCGCCCAAAGCAAACGAATACTACGAACATATAGGCTGCGAACATAATCCGCACGCTTGGCCCCTGAAAAAATAATTAAGTCTTTATCATTGCCGCATGACTATTGCTCGATTTTGTTTAGTTCGCCACGGCGAAACTGACTGGAATGCGGCTCGTCGCCTACAAGGCCACACGGATATTGAACTAAATACTCGCGGCCTAGCTCAAGCCAGGCAAATGGCACACGCTCTAAAAAAAATCTATTTGCAATTTGATGTTTTATATACCAGCGATCTTCAGCGAGCCGCAAAAACCGCTCAAGCTATTGAAGAATTATTTAATGTCTCTGCAATTCAAAATGCCGCATTAAGAGAGCGTCATCTTGGTGCGCCACAAGGACTCACCACTGATGAAGCTCCAGCGCGCGAACCTGAACTCTGGAAATTCCATGTGAGCAGAAATATTGAAGAGAATTTGCGCGATGGTGAAAGCATTCAGCAATTTTCACAGCGCATCGAAACCGCGCTTAATCAAATTCGCGCTCAGCATTTTGGAAAAACCATTTTGCCAGTAAGTCATGGTGGCGCATTAGACATGATGTACAGAATTGCAAGCAAGCAACCGCTCCATGCTGAAAAAGCAGTATCTGTACCCAATGTCTCTCTTAACTGGATCAGCCATGACGGACTTACATGGCAAGTTGATAGCTGGGCGGATACGCGCCACTTAGAAGATTCGGCTCTAGACAATTTAGACCTCTAACGCCTTTGTCTTGCGGGGCTTATCATGCACCCATGAAAATCATTGCTCGCATAGCAGCTCTTTTGGCGATTTATACCATATGCACATCGTCCAACGCAATGGATGATGTACCGGACGGATTTCCTGACCACATTGTTGGTGACGTCGGTGTCGCCATATACACCTCCAACCTTCACATCGGGACCGAAGGGATGCAGTCTTTTGCATTGCCCTATGCGTTTCCGAATTACAAACGAGCATTTATTCGGATCGATGAAGTAAGCATCAAAACACTCAAAATGGGCTATGGCTACCTTGAAGTCATCGGCAAAATTAATTTAGACAACTACAAAGTCAAGTCGCCATTCAACGGTAACTCCATTAACCGCAGCGACCCAATACCTCTTGGCATCGGGACAT
Coding sequences within:
- a CDS encoding metallophosphoesterase family protein — its product is MTERIGLFADLHSNLEAFEACMARAEELGVTRMVFVGDLVGYNADPVTVVNRIANLVDNKKAIAILGNHDEAVCKDSRDQMNVSANAAIEWTKSQLNNTQVDFLKNLPLIMQEENICFVHASAHNPADWNYITDSMSARRCVQNAGKTYTFVGHAHEQALFYQSAVGKLIRFAPHPGDEIPVLHHRQWVGVVGSLGQPRDGNPEACFAIFEPEAEALTFHRTPYDHFSAAEKVRRAGLPEDLANRLITGK
- a CDS encoding serine/threonine protein kinase, which gives rise to MAINTDIEAVDDIFQAGKVVDDFVLGKEVHCGGMASLFAATKDGIDVPILLKIPRVGRDQPVESLIGFATELTILRSLKSPYVPKYLGSGNMATRPYIAMERVEGRPLEDYIKEGTVFTIDEGVRIGADLAQAVQSLHSQDAIHLDIKPENILVDEKGKLTLIDFGLSHHARYPDLLAEEMRKGVGSAPYISPEQVAGIRSDSQSDIYSIGAIMYELLTGELPFGNPQTMSGLRRRMWAEPFPPRAIRRKIPRWLKEVILRCLEPRAADRYQSAARLRQMLRDPEGVTLTERADRVEPPSFWQNLKGMLKAAGYEPSPSPRPIMGNVDAPLMITVIDTRQSDEDLRERMQITAKNLLQTYPESRLVCLSTISSTPTFEGNQENETASGIVRGHLVPLMDWAKPLKLPPERISYHVLEALHPASRIVEFAKDNMPPSF
- a CDS encoding DMT family transporter; its protein translation is MPSKVDFVKCLVIALGVVFGCPIFTTVAMTQGSSSHGAVILGMMPLATTVIGVLRFKARPYLGFWFVSLLGAGLVVLYALLKNSGGFTYIDGLLVLGGTSACIGYVEGGELSRKMNPRAVISWALVISLPLNLVMTYLTYNPEYIQASAVAWSSFVYLSLFPLFLGFFFWYEGLAIGGIARVSQVQLIQPFCTLVAASILLGDSLTGMNLVFAVLVVSTVILGKRMLVKRAY
- a CDS encoding GNAT family N-acetyltransferase gives rise to the protein MIEFRDNAALTAEQAIALYQRSTLGERRPIDNVQTFEAMIKNATLTITAWDGETLVGISRSLTDFAYVAYLADLAVDQQYQRSGIGKQLIEEIKSRLGPECMIVLLAAPKANEYYEHIGCEHNPHAWPLKK
- a CDS encoding histidine phosphatase family protein; this encodes MTIARFCLVRHGETDWNAARRLQGHTDIELNTRGLAQARQMAHALKKIYLQFDVLYTSDLQRAAKTAQAIEELFNVSAIQNAALRERHLGAPQGLTTDEAPAREPELWKFHVSRNIEENLRDGESIQQFSQRIETALNQIRAQHFGKTILPVSHGGALDMMYRIASKQPLHAEKAVSVPNVSLNWISHDGLTWQVDSWADTRHLEDSALDNLDL